Proteins from a genomic interval of Anatilimnocola floriformis:
- a CDS encoding DUF1501 domain-containing protein, giving the protein MNPLLQSHLNVNRREFFGRSACGLGTAALASLLARDGFAQERKPVALARESAGGQPATKRLGGLPDLPHFAPKAKRVIYLFQNGAPTHADLFDYKPKLKELHGKPVPEEYTKGKRFSTMTGNPQGKLLLAPVEPFAQHGNSGAWVSKFMPHTAGIVDELCFIKSMHTEAVNHAPAICFFLSGGELPGRPSLGAWLSYGLGSETDNLPGFVVMTSISKGTSCGQIFYDFYWGSGFLPSKFQGVKFRASGEPVLYLSNPAGLSREVRRTQLDALAQLNDLRLQEFADPEIATRIAQYEMAYRMQSSVPELTDFSDETAATLESYGPQVKEPGTFAYNCLMARRLIERGVGYVQLMHAGWDQHNSITTELYNQCRDTDQPSAALVKDLKARGLLDDTLVIWGGEFGRTPFIQGNLNDRVKWGRDHHPYAFTVWMAGGGVKPGITFGESDDLAMNVAKDPVHVHDFQATLLHLLGIDHERLTFKFQGRHFRLTDVHGKIVKPILA; this is encoded by the coding sequence ATGAATCCTCTCCTTCAGTCTCACCTAAACGTCAACCGCCGCGAGTTCTTCGGCCGCTCGGCCTGCGGTCTGGGCACGGCTGCGCTCGCCTCGCTCCTCGCGCGCGACGGCTTCGCGCAGGAAAGGAAGCCCGTAGCGTTAGCGAGGGAGTCCGCCGGAGGCCAACCCGCAACCAAACGCCTCGGCGGTCTCCCCGATCTTCCGCACTTCGCCCCCAAAGCCAAACGCGTCATCTATCTCTTCCAAAACGGCGCCCCGACGCACGCCGACCTGTTCGACTACAAACCAAAGCTGAAGGAACTCCACGGCAAACCCGTTCCCGAGGAATACACCAAGGGCAAACGCTTTAGCACGATGACCGGCAATCCGCAGGGCAAACTGCTCCTCGCGCCGGTCGAGCCGTTCGCCCAGCATGGCAACAGCGGCGCGTGGGTCAGCAAGTTCATGCCGCACACGGCGGGCATTGTTGACGAGCTCTGCTTCATCAAGAGCATGCACACCGAAGCCGTCAATCATGCGCCGGCGATCTGCTTCTTTCTCAGCGGCGGCGAGCTGCCCGGCCGACCGTCGCTCGGTGCGTGGCTCAGCTATGGACTCGGCAGTGAAACCGACAACTTGCCGGGCTTCGTCGTGATGACGTCGATCAGCAAAGGCACCAGCTGCGGCCAGATCTTCTACGACTTCTATTGGGGCAGCGGCTTTCTCCCTTCCAAATTTCAAGGCGTGAAATTCCGCGCGAGCGGCGAACCGGTTCTTTATCTTTCGAACCCTGCCGGCCTGTCGCGCGAGGTCCGCCGCACCCAACTCGATGCACTCGCACAGCTCAACGATCTGCGCCTGCAAGAATTCGCCGATCCCGAAATCGCGACCCGCATCGCGCAGTACGAAATGGCTTATCGCATGCAGAGCAGCGTGCCGGAGCTGACCGATTTTTCGGACGAGACCGCGGCCACGCTCGAGTCCTACGGCCCGCAGGTGAAGGAGCCCGGCACGTTTGCTTACAACTGCCTGATGGCCCGCCGCCTGATCGAGCGCGGCGTGGGTTATGTGCAGCTGATGCACGCCGGCTGGGATCAGCACAACAGCATCACCACCGAGCTTTACAACCAATGCCGCGACACCGATCAGCCGTCGGCGGCCCTCGTCAAAGATCTGAAAGCCCGCGGTCTGCTCGACGACACGCTGGTCATCTGGGGCGGCGAGTTCGGCCGCACGCCGTTCATCCAAGGCAACCTCAACGACCGAGTGAAATGGGGCCGCGACCACCACCCCTACGCATTCACCGTCTGGATGGCCGGCGGCGGCGTGAAGCCCGGCATCACCTTCGGCGAGTCGGACGACTTGGCCATGAATGTCGCCAAAGACCCCGTCCACGTCCACGACTTCCAAGCCACCCTCCTCCACCTCCTCGGCATCGACCACGAACGCCTGACCTTCAAATTCCAAGGCCGCCACTTCCGCCTCACCGACGTCCACGGCAAGATCGTGAAACCCATCCTGGCGTGA
- a CDS encoding nucleotidyl transferase AbiEii/AbiGii toxin family protein, whose translation MAEPYSKYPHGYQLLWDDERVKRPDVFEPALQHHPCGFRKGEPQFRDPAMRTGWYAARRAATDHWLQLVANSSVGSNLVLRGSSLLRTYLGDSAREPGDMDWVVQPESIAPDDSRGRELLASIRQLIEETNSIPGTQITWGRFAEDDIWIYSRAPGKRLTINWLAPDLPAGNVQLDFVFGEALWTPPVTTQVRLHNQQTVQLYAASPAQSLAWKLMWLEEDAYAQGKDLYDAVLLAEAYALPDDMRERLQIMIQPYGRRTIADWPLTWEVDWQNFQLEYPQILGNAQQWQERLASALAQRPNHLG comes from the coding sequence ATGGCGGAACCATACTCAAAGTATCCCCATGGCTATCAATTGCTTTGGGATGACGAGCGCGTCAAACGCCCCGATGTTTTTGAGCCCGCCTTGCAGCATCATCCCTGCGGGTTTCGCAAAGGCGAGCCGCAATTTCGCGATCCTGCGATGCGCACCGGTTGGTATGCAGCCCGGCGTGCGGCCACCGATCATTGGCTGCAGCTGGTCGCGAATTCCTCCGTCGGCTCGAACCTCGTCTTGCGCGGCAGCAGCTTGCTGCGCACTTATCTTGGCGATTCTGCCCGCGAGCCCGGCGACATGGATTGGGTGGTGCAGCCCGAATCGATCGCACCTGACGATAGTCGAGGCCGAGAACTGCTCGCGTCAATCCGGCAATTGATCGAAGAAACAAATTCGATACCCGGCACGCAAATTACCTGGGGCCGATTTGCCGAGGATGACATTTGGATCTATTCGCGCGCCCCCGGAAAACGCCTCACGATCAACTGGCTGGCGCCTGACTTGCCAGCCGGCAACGTGCAACTCGATTTTGTCTTTGGCGAAGCACTGTGGACGCCGCCAGTGACAACGCAAGTTCGGTTGCATAACCAGCAAACCGTTCAGCTCTATGCCGCCAGTCCCGCGCAGTCGCTGGCGTGGAAACTGATGTGGCTCGAAGAAGACGCCTACGCCCAGGGAAAGGACCTGTACGACGCAGTGCTGCTCGCTGAAGCTTATGCACTGCCCGACGACATGCGAGAGCGACTGCAAATCATGATCCAGCCCTATGGACGACGCACCATCGCCGATTGGCCCCTGACATGGGAAGTTGACTGGCAGAATTTTCAGCTGGAATACCCTCAAATCCTCGGCAACGCTCAACAATGGCAAGAACGGCTGGCCAGCGCCTTGGCCCAAAGACCGAACCATTTGGGTTGA
- a CDS encoding ORF6N domain-containing protein, which produces MAKRKSAVAKVDVERVSRLIYIMRGQRVMLDVDLAKLYGVTVSALNQAVQRNIDRFPADFAHTLTSQELRDLKSQIVISKPEAASAKEVKAAGLESNKNPRGGRRTLPWVFTEHGVAMLSSVLRSPRAVQVNIEIVRAFVRLRRLLAAPGEFVEQLQQLAKTVDLHDEQIRAITQVLQQMMAPADDKTKEKLRIGFQAGAST; this is translated from the coding sequence ATGGCAAAACGCAAATCAGCGGTCGCGAAAGTCGACGTCGAACGTGTCAGTCGGTTGATTTATATAATGCGTGGGCAACGAGTTATGCTCGATGTCGATCTGGCGAAATTGTACGGCGTCACCGTTTCTGCGTTGAACCAAGCCGTACAGCGAAATATCGATCGTTTTCCAGCTGATTTTGCGCATACTCTTACTTCGCAAGAACTTAGAGATTTGAAATCACAAATTGTGATTTCAAAACCAGAAGCTGCTTCAGCAAAAGAAGTTAAAGCCGCGGGACTAGAGTCGAATAAAAACCCACGCGGTGGTCGGCGCACCCTCCCTTGGGTCTTTACCGAGCATGGCGTCGCCATGCTCAGCAGCGTCTTGCGTTCGCCACGCGCTGTGCAGGTAAATATTGAAATCGTCCGCGCCTTCGTGCGGCTGCGCCGGCTCCTCGCCGCTCCGGGTGAGTTCGTCGAACAGCTGCAGCAACTGGCCAAGACCGTCGATCTGCACGACGAACAAATCCGCGCGATCACCCAAGTACTGCAACAAATGATGGCCCCTGCCGATGACAAGACGAAGGAAAAACTTCGCATCGGCTTTCAAGCTGGTGCATCGACGTAA
- a CDS encoding PSD1 and planctomycete cytochrome C domain-containing protein, whose translation MSRWTRILVAMVVVGNSISASADAPNFSRDILPILSDNCFHCHGPDPKAREADLQLDTEAGALRTEDAVIIPGKSADSKLYQRLISSDHDEVMPPPKSNRKLTAAQIELVKRWIDAGAKWGKHWAYETPQRPALPEVKNKAWPKNPIDSFLLARLEREQLQPSPIAPKETLIRRVTLDLTGLPPSLAEVDAFLKDDSPQAYEKVVDRLLTSRQYGERMVWDWLDAARYADTNGYQGDPTRAMWYWRDQVTEALNRNQPFDQFTIEQLAGDLLPNATQQQLIASGFHRNHMINGEGGRIAEESRVDYVQDRVETTGAVWMGLTFNCCRCHDHKFDPLKQREYYQLSAYFNSIEESGGNDAGGLANPILSFASPEQQTELDKLRAAEKESKTARDEFEKKLPELQKEWEQNLTSGDGPAEPKWQAFAIKELNATDGVTLKKLDDGSILAEGTNADKSSYEIEFRPTEDLTVTALKLEALPHESLINNGPGRADNGNFVLSEVTLAQAKKPLLFDSATADFAQDGWPARGVIDANPTTGWAVMPAFGKIHTLTLPLKLPTKFAKDQPITIKLSFQFGRQHTLGHFRILATDSPIQLLKTTPEAVLAAMKVSRDQRNAEQKKLLSDHFRASHSPWLIVQTQSDEARNARDKFEKGLPRTMVMRERAQPRETFILTRGAYDKPEAKVSHGTPAILPPLPADAPANRLALARWLVSPEHPLTSRVVVNRYWQSFFGTGLVKTTEDFGVQSERPPHPELLDWLACEFREPTVSQPTVAHTNEPNRWNVKHIHRLIVTSAAYQQSSKSTPALNERDPANRLLARAPRQRWPSWMIRDQALAVSGLLVDKAGGPPVKGYQPTGVWEEASFGGIRYTPDTGEALYRRSLYQFWRRIVGPTVFFDVANRQTCSVKSNRTNTPLHSLTTLNDVTYVEAARAWAEKLMKSEESPEKRLQLAYRQLLSREPSAQELKIVLAALAQLQSKYADEEAAKKLLAIGASKRDEKLNLADHAALTAICNLLLNLDEALTKE comes from the coding sequence ATGTCTCGCTGGACGCGAATTTTGGTCGCCATGGTCGTTGTCGGCAACAGCATTTCTGCTTCCGCCGACGCTCCCAACTTCAGCCGCGATATCCTGCCGATCCTCTCCGACAATTGCTTTCATTGTCACGGCCCCGATCCCAAAGCCCGCGAAGCCGATCTGCAACTCGATACCGAAGCGGGCGCGCTGCGAACGGAAGACGCCGTGATCATTCCCGGCAAAAGCGCCGATAGCAAACTCTATCAGCGGCTCATCAGCAGCGATCACGACGAAGTAATGCCGCCACCAAAGTCGAATCGCAAACTGACGGCAGCGCAAATTGAACTCGTCAAACGTTGGATCGACGCTGGCGCCAAATGGGGCAAGCACTGGGCGTATGAAACACCGCAGCGCCCCGCCCTGCCGGAAGTCAAAAACAAAGCCTGGCCGAAGAATCCGATCGACTCATTCCTGTTAGCTCGGCTCGAGCGCGAACAACTCCAGCCGTCGCCGATCGCGCCGAAAGAAACGCTCATCCGCCGCGTGACACTCGACCTCACCGGCCTGCCGCCGTCGCTCGCCGAAGTCGATGCGTTTCTGAAAGATGATTCTCCGCAAGCGTACGAAAAAGTCGTCGACCGCCTTCTTACCTCGCGGCAATACGGCGAGCGAATGGTTTGGGACTGGCTCGATGCGGCCCGCTATGCCGACACGAATGGCTATCAAGGCGATCCCACCCGGGCGATGTGGTACTGGCGCGATCAGGTGACCGAAGCCCTCAATCGCAATCAGCCGTTCGACCAGTTCACCATCGAGCAACTCGCGGGCGATCTGCTGCCGAATGCGACTCAGCAGCAACTGATCGCCAGCGGCTTTCATCGCAACCACATGATCAACGGCGAAGGTGGCCGCATCGCCGAGGAGTCGCGCGTCGACTACGTACAGGACCGCGTCGAAACGACCGGCGCGGTCTGGATGGGCCTCACCTTCAACTGCTGCCGCTGCCACGATCACAAGTTCGACCCGCTCAAGCAGCGTGAGTATTACCAGCTGTCGGCCTACTTCAACTCGATCGAAGAAAGCGGCGGCAACGATGCCGGCGGCCTCGCCAATCCGATCCTCAGCTTTGCCTCTCCCGAGCAACAGACCGAACTCGACAAGCTGCGTGCCGCCGAAAAAGAATCCAAGACCGCCCGCGATGAGTTTGAAAAGAAACTGCCCGAACTGCAGAAAGAATGGGAGCAGAATCTCACCAGTGGCGACGGCCCCGCCGAGCCAAAGTGGCAAGCATTCGCAATCAAGGAGCTTAACGCCACCGACGGCGTGACACTGAAGAAGCTTGACGACGGCAGCATACTCGCGGAAGGCACGAACGCCGATAAAAGCAGCTACGAAATCGAATTTCGCCCCACAGAAGACCTGACAGTCACAGCCCTCAAGCTCGAAGCCCTGCCGCACGAATCGCTGATCAACAACGGCCCCGGCCGAGCCGACAACGGCAACTTCGTTCTCTCCGAAGTCACGCTCGCCCAAGCCAAAAAGCCATTGCTGTTCGATTCCGCGACGGCCGACTTCGCTCAAGACGGCTGGCCCGCCCGCGGCGTGATCGATGCCAATCCCACCACCGGCTGGGCCGTAATGCCCGCCTTTGGCAAGATTCACACGCTCACGCTGCCGCTGAAATTGCCGACGAAATTCGCCAAAGATCAGCCGATCACCATCAAGCTCTCGTTCCAATTCGGCCGGCAACACACGCTCGGCCATTTTCGAATTCTCGCCACCGATTCGCCGATTCAACTGCTGAAAACGACTCCGGAAGCAGTGCTCGCCGCAATGAAAGTTTCTCGCGACCAGCGCAATGCCGAACAGAAGAAACTCCTCAGCGACCATTTCCGCGCCAGTCATTCCCCCTGGCTCATCGTGCAGACGCAATCGGACGAAGCCCGCAATGCCCGCGACAAGTTCGAAAAAGGCCTGCCGCGCACGATGGTCATGCGCGAACGAGCGCAACCGCGCGAGACCTTCATTCTCACCCGCGGCGCCTACGACAAACCGGAAGCCAAGGTCAGCCACGGCACGCCAGCGATCCTGCCTCCCCTTCCCGCCGACGCGCCGGCCAACCGTCTCGCACTCGCCCGCTGGCTTGTTTCGCCCGAGCATCCGCTCACTTCGCGAGTCGTCGTCAACCGCTACTGGCAATCGTTCTTCGGCACCGGCCTCGTAAAAACTACCGAAGATTTCGGCGTACAAAGCGAACGGCCGCCGCATCCCGAGTTGCTCGATTGGCTGGCCTGCGAATTCCGTGAACCGACCGTTTCGCAACCGACCGTCGCGCACACAAACGAGCCCAATCGCTGGAACGTCAAGCACATCCATCGCCTCATCGTCACCTCGGCCGCTTATCAGCAATCGTCGAAGTCGACGCCCGCTCTCAACGAGCGCGATCCTGCCAACCGTTTGCTGGCTCGCGCGCCACGCCAACGCTGGCCGTCGTGGATGATCCGCGATCAAGCCCTCGCGGTCAGCGGATTGCTCGTCGATAAAGCGGGCGGTCCGCCGGTGAAGGGCTATCAGCCGACCGGTGTGTGGGAAGAAGCGAGCTTCGGCGGCATCCGCTACACGCCCGACACCGGCGAAGCTCTCTATCGCCGCAGCCTCTACCAATTCTGGCGACGCATCGTCGGTCCGACCGTCTTCTTCGACGTCGCCAATCGGCAAACTTGTTCCGTCAAATCGAACCGCACCAACACGCCGCTGCATTCGCTCACCACCCTCAATGACGTGACCTACGTCGAAGCCGCGCGGGCCTGGGCGGAGAAACTGATGAAGAGCGAAGAGTCGCCCGAAAAGCGATTGCAACTCGCCTATCGTCAACTCCTTTCTCGCGAACCGAGCGCACAAGAACTGAAAATCGTTCTCGCCGCTCTCGCACAACTGCAAAGCAAATACGCCGATGAAGAAGCCGCTAAAAAACTGCTCGCCATCGGTGCTTCGAAGCGTGATGAGAAACTGAACCTCGCCGATCACGCAGCGCTGACCGCCATTTGCAATTTGCTGCTGAACCTCGATGAAGCCCTCACAAAAGAATGA